One window from the genome of Moraxella nasibovis encodes:
- a CDS encoding bifunctional nicotinamide-nucleotide adenylyltransferase/Nudix hydroxylase, giving the protein MTYEFDYLVFIGRFQPFHHGHEFVVKQALTRAKRVIMLIGSANSARTTKNPFTFDERAKMILNAFGDEYDGRIWCQPLDDTLYNDHKWLQNIQHNITHSVEEDARIGIIGHTKDDSSYYLSLFPNWGAIELPSFENLSATPLRKKYFAQGEIDDNMPKSSQDFLANFKNSDDYDRLVNEYKHIQSFKDDWKSAPYPPVFSTADALVVQSGHVLLIERGGDYGRGLWALPGGFLDQDESLLQCALRELREETGLDIDKKFLKTSQMFDAPDRSPRGRTVTKVHHFELDGNALPKVTGGDDANRAFWLPLGELDGTKMFEDHYSIITKMLGI; this is encoded by the coding sequence ATGACTTACGAATTTGATTATTTAGTATTTATTGGACGCTTTCAGCCCTTTCATCATGGGCATGAATTTGTCGTCAAACAAGCCTTAACGCGCGCCAAGCGTGTCATCATGCTCATCGGCTCGGCAAATAGCGCTCGCACCACCAAAAATCCCTTCACTTTCGATGAGCGTGCCAAGATGATTCTAAATGCCTTTGGCGATGAATACGATGGCAGAATTTGGTGTCAGCCGCTCGATGACACGCTATACAACGACCACAAATGGCTACAAAATATCCAGCACAACATCACGCATTCGGTAGAAGAAGACGCCCGCATCGGCATCATTGGACACACCAAAGACGACAGCTCCTATTATCTGTCGCTGTTTCCCAACTGGGGAGCGATTGAATTGCCAAGTTTTGAAAATCTATCCGCCACGCCACTTAGAAAGAAATATTTCGCACAAGGCGAGATTGACGACAACATGCCTAAATCATCGCAAGATTTTTTGGCAAATTTTAAAAATTCTGACGACTATGACCGCCTCGTCAATGAATACAAACACATTCAATCGTTCAAAGATGACTGGAAAAGTGCGCCTTACCCCCCTGTATTTAGCACCGCTGATGCGCTTGTTGTGCAGTCAGGTCATGTGCTACTTATCGAGCGTGGCGGCGACTATGGGCGTGGACTTTGGGCGCTTCCTGGCGGATTTTTGGATCAAGATGAAAGTTTATTGCAATGCGCTTTGCGTGAGCTGCGTGAAGAAACAGGACTTGACATTGATAAGAAATTTTTAAAAACAAGTCAGATGTTTGATGCGCCTGATCGCTCGCCACGAGGTCGCACTGTGACAAAGGTGCATCATTTTGAGCTTGATGGCAATGCCCTACCCAAGGTGACAGGCGGCGATGATGCCAATCGTGCCTTTTGGCTGCCGCTGGGCGAGCTTGATGGCACTAAGATGTTTGAAGATCATTATAGCATCATCACCAAAATGCTTGGGATTTAG
- the coaE gene encoding dephospho-CoA kinase (Dephospho-CoA kinase (CoaE) performs the final step in coenzyme A biosynthesis.), producing the protein MHTLTIGLTGGIGSGKSAVSDWFARQGIDVIDADVIAHAITAKGSAVLDELVQSFGEWVVIQGGEQVGEYNRSAMRKHILDNPDAIHTLNAITHPHIQARIKNELSSSTSAYRILSVPLLVEGMDKPTSLATLCDRILVVDVPQDLQLQRALARDAAKLSTQDDPAAYIHAIIQKQASRQARLVIADDVVDNGGTLDELYAQLDVLHRRYLQMVEHP; encoded by the coding sequence ATGCACACATTAACCATCGGCTTAACAGGCGGCATTGGCAGCGGCAAGAGCGCCGTGAGCGACTGGTTTGCCAGACAAGGCATCGATGTCATTGACGCTGATGTCATCGCACACGCCATCACGGCTAAGGGCAGCGCTGTTTTGGACGAATTGGTCCAATCTTTTGGTGAATGGGTTGTCATCCAAGGTGGCGAGCAGGTCGGCGAATACAATCGCAGCGCCATGCGTAAGCACATCCTTGACAACCCCGACGCCATCCACACGCTCAACGCCATCACCCATCCACACATACAAGCACGCATCAAAAATGAGCTGTCTTCTAGCACGAGCGCCTATCGCATCTTATCGGTGCCGCTGCTTGTCGAAGGCATGGACAAGCCAACAAGCCTTGCCACGCTTTGTGATCGCATCTTGGTGGTCGATGTACCCCAAGACCTGCAATTACAGCGAGCTTTGGCACGAGACGCCGCCAAGCTAAGCACACAAGACGACCCTGCCGCCTACATTCACGCCATCATACAAAAACAAGCGTCACGCCAAGCCCGACTTGTCATCGCTGACGATGTCGTGGATAATGGCGGAACGCTTGATGAACTGTACGCCCAGCTTGATGTGCTACATCGGCGTTATTTGCAGATGGTAGAGCACCCCTAA
- the secG gene encoding preprotein translocase subunit SecG → MFTVLLALHIIIAIAMVGFILLQHGKGADAGASFGAGAAGTVFGAAGSANFMTRATAILATIFFVTSMGLAWYAQEQAEAQRRLDIPVIQSAPATSATQPQTTEPATSTNQ, encoded by the coding sequence ATGTTTACAGTATTATTAGCACTACACATCATCATCGCCATTGCGATGGTTGGCTTTATTTTATTGCAGCATGGCAAAGGCGCAGATGCTGGTGCGTCATTTGGCGCAGGGGCGGCAGGCACGGTATTTGGGGCGGCAGGCTCGGCAAACTTTATGACCCGTGCGACAGCGATTTTAGCGACCATATTTTTTGTGACGAGCATGGGCTTGGCGTGGTATGCACAAGAACAAGCAGAGGCACAGCGACGCCTTGACATTCCTGTGATTCAAAGTGCGCCTGCCACAAGCGCCACACAGCCGCAGACCACTGAGCCTGCCACTTCAACCAACCAATGA
- the rimP gene encoding ribosome maturation factor RimP: MKPSSKIAELTELITPAVEACGVDLWGIEFMPQGRKSLLRIYIEVTAEQRAAGEHITIDDCSAVNHQVSGVLDVHDPIAGEYILEVSSPGFDRPLFTPEQVALFVGEIVNLRLIHAIGTGDIKRRKVVGRLTEVGETSMKVITEDKLEFDIEFNNVDKANLIYED, from the coding sequence ATGAAACCATCGAGTAAAATCGCTGAATTAACCGAACTCATCACCCCCGCTGTCGAGGCGTGTGGCGTGGACTTGTGGGGCATTGAGTTCATGCCGCAAGGTCGCAAGTCTTTACTAAGAATTTATATCGAGGTGACTGCCGAGCAGCGTGCAGCAGGCGAGCACATCACCATCGATGACTGCTCTGCGGTCAATCACCAAGTCTCAGGCGTGCTGGATGTGCACGATCCCATCGCAGGCGAGTACATTTTAGAAGTGTCAAGCCCTGGCTTTGATCGTCCGTTATTTACGCCAGAGCAGGTGGCTTTGTTTGTCGGCGAGATTGTCAATTTGCGTCTGATTCATGCCATCGGCACTGGCGACATCAAACGCCGTAAAGTGGTCGGTCGCCTGACTGAGGTGGGCGAGACGAGCATGAAAGTCATCACCGAAGACAAGCTAGAATTTGACATTGAATTTAACAATGTGGATAAAGCCAATCTGATTTACGAAGATTGA
- the tpiA gene encoding triose-phosphate isomerase, producing MTKYVIGNWKLNPATLTEATTLAHAIKKMADNAGCHVGCTPSFVHLAAVSEILSGSKAWAGVQDVCAFGATGAFTGDVSAAQATDLGAKFAIIGHSERRQYHGEDNALLAKKISQTIEHGLVVVLCIGETKDEYEHGKTLAVLDTQLAVLDGLGVPQEKLLIAYEPVWAIGTGLTPTVFEVANTHRHIKAALANKELDEICVLYGGSVNDKNAAEFASCDVVDGALVGGASLKAESFSVIVQAFEKSA from the coding sequence ATGACAAAATATGTCATCGGTAATTGGAAATTAAACCCAGCGACTTTGACCGAAGCGACCACGCTTGCTCATGCCATCAAAAAAATGGCGGATAATGCAGGCTGTCATGTTGGTTGCACGCCAAGTTTTGTGCATTTGGCGGCAGTGAGCGAGATTTTGTCAGGCTCAAAAGCGTGGGCAGGCGTGCAAGATGTTTGTGCGTTTGGGGCGACTGGTGCTTTTACAGGTGATGTGTCGGCGGCTCAGGCGACGGATTTGGGCGCAAAATTTGCCATCATCGGACATTCAGAGCGCCGTCAGTATCATGGCGAAGACAATGCTTTGCTTGCCAAAAAAATCAGCCAAACCATCGAGCATGGACTTGTGGTTGTGCTTTGCATTGGCGAGACCAAAGACGAATACGAACATGGCAAAACGCTTGCGGTGCTTGACACGCAGCTTGCGGTGCTAGACGGCTTGGGCGTGCCACAAGAAAAACTGCTCATTGCTTATGAGCCTGTCTGGGCGATTGGCACAGGGCTTACCCCGACCGTCTTTGAAGTGGCAAACACCCACCGCCATATCAAGGCAGCCCTTGCCAATAAAGAGCTTGATGAGATTTGCGTGCTGTATGGTGGCAGTGTCAATGACAAAAACGCCGCCGAGTTTGCCAGCTGTGATGTGGTCGATGGTGCGTTGGTGGGCGGTGCGTCCTTGAAGGCGGAGAGTTTTTCGGTCATTGTACAGGCATTTGAAAAATCAGCCTAA
- the nfuA gene encoding Fe-S biogenesis protein NfuA, producing the protein MSDTADNTPLSSNIIITPSAQAYLAELLAKQEVEGIGVRIFVEYPGTPRAECCMSYCQPDEVDESDLQIAFEAFTAHIDAPSIPYLHDAVIDYNKDRFGGQLTFRAPNSKVPQVGEDASVEERINYVLQSEINPNLASHGGMVELVDLIEDEAGLTAVLKFGGGCQGCSAVDVTLRQGVEVQLKQAIPELMQVVDETDHSQTQNAYYK; encoded by the coding sequence ATGAGCGATACCGCCGACAACACCCCACTGAGCAGTAATATCATCATCACGCCATCCGCCCAAGCTTATCTGGCAGAGCTGCTTGCCAAGCAAGAGGTTGAGGGTATTGGCGTGCGTATTTTTGTGGAATATCCGGGTACGCCACGAGCCGAGTGCTGCATGAGCTATTGTCAGCCTGATGAGGTGGACGAAAGCGACTTGCAGATCGCTTTTGAGGCATTCACGGCGCACATTGACGCACCGAGCATTCCTTATCTGCATGATGCGGTGATCGATTATAATAAAGATCGTTTTGGCGGACAGCTGACTTTCCGTGCGCCAAATTCCAAAGTACCGCAAGTGGGCGAGGATGCCAGCGTCGAAGAGCGCATCAATTATGTCTTGCAATCAGAAATCAACCCAAATCTTGCCAGTCACGGCGGCATGGTGGAGCTGGTCGATCTGATCGAAGATGAGGCAGGGCTGACAGCGGTGCTAAAATTTGGCGGCGGCTGCCAAGGCTGCTCAGCGGTAGATGTCACCTTGCGTCAGGGCGTGGAAGTGCAGCTAAAACAAGCCATTCCAGAGCTCATGCAGGTGGTCGATGAGACCGACCACAGCCAAACGCAAAATGCGTATTATAAGTAA
- a CDS encoding prepilin peptidase yields the protein MMDLTPLLIAIEPFFIKQHGLFVLMMGVLGLMIGSFINVVAHRTPRIMMDEWRHEISQFIAEDHAISTATKHEIIKHYQSDPKLSLSYPRSHCPHCQQTISWWQNIPLISHACLLGRCAFCRASISLTYPATELLCALLSMLMAHHFGMGVQAAFAVVLVWFLLALSLIDLKVQLLPDRLLVPCGIVGLIANLYGVFTTPSLAIWGLVLGFVSFWLINAIFKLITKKDGMGLGDAKLLAVLGAWLGAWALPLVVFIGALLGVLIGAALGKKRQAFAFGPYLAVGGVAALLWGEALWRWYLSGF from the coding sequence ATGATGGATTTGACACCACTTCTTATTGCCATCGAGCCATTTTTTATCAAGCAGCATGGACTGTTTGTGCTGATGATGGGCGTACTTGGGCTGATGATAGGCAGCTTTATCAATGTCGTCGCCCATCGCACGCCACGCATCATGATGGATGAGTGGCGTCATGAGATCAGCCAATTCATCGCCGAAGACCATGCCATCAGTACCGCCACCAAGCATGAGATCATCAAGCATTATCAGTCTGACCCCAAGCTTAGCCTGTCTTACCCACGCTCGCACTGCCCGCACTGTCAGCAGACCATTTCGTGGTGGCAAAATATCCCCCTGATAAGCCATGCGTGTCTTTTGGGTCGTTGTGCGTTTTGCCGTGCATCCATTAGCCTGACATATCCTGCCACCGAGCTTTTGTGCGCCCTGCTTTCTATGCTCATGGCGCATCATTTTGGGATGGGTGTTCAGGCGGCTTTTGCGGTGGTCTTGGTGTGGTTTTTGTTGGCGCTGTCATTGATTGATTTGAAAGTGCAGCTGCTGCCCGACCGCCTGCTTGTGCCTTGTGGTATTGTTGGGCTGATTGCCAATCTTTATGGCGTTTTTACCACGCCAAGCCTTGCCATCTGGGGGCTGGTATTGGGCTTTGTGTCGTTTTGGCTTATCAATGCCATTTTCAAACTCATCACAAAAAAAGACGGCATGGGACTGGGAGATGCCAAGCTCTTGGCGGTGCTTGGGGCTTGGCTTGGGGCTTGGGCGCTGCCTTTGGTGGTGTTTATCGGGGCGTTGTTGGGCGTGCTGATTGGCGCAGCTTTGGGAAAAAAACGACAAGCTTTCGCTTTCGGTCCTTATTTGGCGGTGGGCGGTGTGGCAGCGCTACTTTGGGGCGAGGCGCTGTGGCGTTGGTATTTAAGCGGCTTTTGA
- the pilB gene encoding type IV-A pilus assembly ATPase PilB: MKNAAMNASLTSNLGRFLLEKNLMTQDELSAHETHAAQAQLSLARYLVQGDHLPSTVIAQTLAQTLGEKLVDLDKISLSELPKSVDAAVLSRLEVLILAQKEGQVFVATSDPTRTQMLAEIAFVTGQHATAVLVDEAKLSAAMQKLNISSAHSFDDGFDDDELPAIDNADDTLDAPTVKFVQKILFDAIHQGASDIHFEPFEQYYRVRFRIDGMMQTIAKPPKTSGNKISTRLKVMARLDIAERRKPQDGRIKFLPHKNSQKAVDFRVSTAPTLHGEKIVLRLLDSAQALIGIDSLGMNHAQKSLFLNALAKPQGMILITGPTGSGKTVSLYTGLGILNKADINIQTVEDPVEIQLDGVNQVNIHPKIGLDFADVLRAFLRQDPDVIMVGEIRDIETAQIAIKAAQTGHLVLSTLHTNAAIDTLIRLKNMGVATFNIASSVTLIIAQRLARRLCDKCKRPVQIPTQSLIELGFSPQDIAQATFFEPVGCHACKDGYKGRIGIYEMLPITAELATLIMADAPTQKLLAHAKENGFWTLRDSAKAIVAQGIISIQEMERLTHD; encoded by the coding sequence GTGAAAAATGCGGCTATGAATGCGTCATTGACAAGCAATCTTGGGCGATTTTTGCTCGAAAAAAACCTGATGACCCAAGACGAGCTGAGCGCTCATGAAACTCACGCAGCGCAGGCTCAGCTGAGTCTTGCACGATATTTGGTGCAAGGCGATCATCTGCCATCAACCGTGATCGCCCAGACTTTGGCGCAGACGCTTGGCGAAAAACTGGTGGATCTGGACAAAATCTCTCTTTCTGAGCTGCCAAAAAGCGTGGATGCCGCCGTGCTGTCTCGGCTGGAAGTACTGATTTTGGCACAAAAAGAGGGGCAAGTTTTTGTCGCCACCAGCGACCCCACACGCACGCAGATGCTCGCTGAGATCGCCTTTGTCACAGGGCAACACGCCACAGCCGTGCTGGTCGATGAAGCCAAGCTGTCCGCCGCCATGCAAAAGCTCAACATCAGCTCAGCGCACAGTTTTGACGATGGTTTTGACGATGACGAACTGCCAGCCATCGACAATGCTGACGACACGCTGGACGCACCGACGGTGAAGTTTGTCCAAAAAATTCTCTTTGACGCCATTCATCAAGGGGCGTCTGACATTCATTTTGAGCCGTTTGAGCAGTATTATCGGGTGCGTTTTCGCATTGATGGCATGATGCAAACCATCGCCAAACCGCCCAAAACTTCTGGCAACAAAATCAGCACTCGCTTAAAAGTGATGGCACGGCTTGACATCGCCGAACGCCGAAAACCCCAAGATGGACGCATTAAATTTTTGCCACACAAAAACAGCCAAAAAGCGGTGGACTTTCGTGTCAGCACCGCCCCCACGCTCCATGGCGAAAAAATCGTCCTGCGCCTGCTTGACTCCGCCCAAGCGCTCATCGGCATCGATTCGCTTGGCATGAACCACGCTCAAAAAAGCCTATTTTTAAACGCCCTTGCCAAGCCGCAAGGCATGATACTCATCACAGGTCCGACAGGCTCGGGCAAAACGGTGTCGCTTTATACAGGGCTTGGCATTTTAAATAAGGCGGACATCAACATCCAGACGGTCGAAGATCCTGTGGAGATTCAGCTTGATGGTGTCAATCAGGTCAATATCCACCCAAAAATCGGGCTGGATTTTGCTGATGTTTTGCGGGCATTTTTGCGTCAAGACCCTGATGTGATCATGGTGGGCGAGATCAGGGACATCGAGACAGCACAGATTGCCATCAAGGCGGCTCAAACAGGGCATTTGGTACTATCGACTTTGCACACCAATGCTGCCATCGATACGCTCATTCGCCTAAAAAACATGGGCGTGGCAACTTTTAACATCGCAAGCTCGGTCACGCTCATCATCGCCCAGCGTCTGGCACGCCGTCTGTGTGATAAATGCAAGCGCCCTGTACAAATCCCCACCCAAAGTCTCATCGAGCTGGGATTTAGCCCCCAAGACATTGCACAAGCGACCTTCTTTGAGCCCGTCGGCTGCCACGCCTGCAAAGACGGCTACAAAGGGCGCATTGGCATTTATGAAATGCTGCCCATCACCGCCGAGCTTGCCACACTCATCATGGCAGACGCACCGACACAAAAGCTGTTGGCACACGCCAAGGAAAATGGCTTTTGGACGCTTAGAGATTCTGCAAAAGCCATCGTCGCACAAGGAATCATCAGCATTCAAGAGATGGAGCGCTTAACGCATGACTAA
- a CDS encoding type II secretion system F family protein: protein MTKPLRPRTAKVAKPTEKTFLYKGVSLRGKKVAGEIDALSVQMARIKLHKQGINATTIYKKRAQIPWVNAIKSIDITLFFRQLATMLSAGLPLTQALGIAEQNSKNTALKTIISTIKTDIESGSNFSKAIAKHTAFSRLSVALIDAGERSGSLDVMLERIAHHQESLESLKNKLKKAALYPIAVLIVAIVVTTILLVKVVPIFAKTFADLGSELPVPTRIIMALSEMLVAHFWIMSLMVTGAAAFILYLHLKTNKIKHFIDKISLKLPLISQLTKKSASARFSRTLATTAGAGVELLSAIELSAQATNHHAFIKELQGVGNKVRDGQKLSQAMSQSTLFLPMTVQMIAVGEESGQLIAMLDKVADFYDGEVREQIDSLTSLIEPAIIVVLGVIVGGVVLAMYLPIFEIGTNVP, encoded by the coding sequence ATGACTAAGCCCTTGCGCCCAAGAACCGCCAAAGTAGCCAAGCCCACCGAAAAGACCTTCTTATATAAAGGCGTCTCATTGCGTGGCAAAAAAGTGGCAGGAGAAATCGACGCACTGAGCGTTCAGATGGCACGCATCAAGCTGCACAAACAAGGCATCAACGCCACCACCATTTACAAAAAACGCGCCCAAATTCCTTGGGTTAATGCAATCAAATCCATCGACATCACGCTGTTTTTTCGTCAGCTTGCCACCATGCTTTCAGCAGGACTGCCCCTAACCCAAGCGCTTGGCATCGCAGAACAAAACAGCAAAAACACCGCCCTAAAAACCATCATCAGCACCATCAAAACCGACATCGAATCTGGCTCAAATTTCTCCAAAGCCATCGCAAAGCACACCGCATTTAGCCGCCTGTCTGTGGCACTCATCGACGCAGGCGAACGCTCAGGGTCGCTTGATGTCATGCTCGAACGCATCGCCCATCACCAAGAAAGCCTAGAATCACTCAAAAACAAACTCAAAAAAGCCGCACTCTACCCCATCGCTGTGCTCATCGTCGCCATCGTCGTCACGACCATCTTACTGGTGAAAGTCGTGCCGATTTTTGCCAAGACTTTCGCCGACTTGGGCTCTGAGCTACCCGTACCCACCCGCATCATCATGGCGCTCTCAGAAATGCTGGTGGCGCATTTTTGGATAATGAGCTTGATGGTGACTGGCGCGGCTGCCTTTATTTTGTATTTGCATCTAAAAACCAATAAAATCAAGCATTTCATTGACAAAATCAGCCTAAAACTACCGCTCATCAGCCAATTAACCAAAAAAAGCGCATCGGCTCGGTTTAGCCGCACCCTTGCCACGACCGCAGGCGCTGGCGTTGAGCTTTTAAGTGCCATTGAGCTGTCCGCACAAGCCACCAATCATCACGCTTTCATCAAAGAACTACAAGGCGTGGGCAATAAAGTCCGTGATGGTCAAAAGCTCAGCCAAGCCATGTCGCAAAGCACGCTGTTTTTGCCGATGACGGTGCAGATGATTGCGGTGGGCGAAGAGTCTGGGCAGCTGATCGCCATGCTTGATAAAGTGGCAGATTTTTATGACGGTGAAGTGCGTGAGCAGATCGACAGCCTGACCAGTCTCATCGAGCCTGCCATCATCGTGGTGCTGGGCGTGATCGTCGGTGGCGTGGTGCTGGCGATGTATCTGCCGATTTTTGAAATTGGGACGAATGTGCCATGA
- the nusA gene encoding transcription termination factor NusA, whose product MSREILTVVETVSNEKGLNPEDIFEAIEQALVVSTKKKVYTEQPEVAIRVAIDRKTGDYDTYRYWTVVADEDHEMPACQLAISDLDENEWKIGDIKEEQIESIEFGRIAATQAKQVIIQKIREAERALVADAFEARVGELITGEVKKQSRDGYVIDLGDNAEGYLAKDQALPREMLRPKSRVTALLHQVNRDGRGSQLLLSRTHKDMLVALMTKEVPEISEGIIEVRDVARLPGLRAKISVKTNDHRIDPVGACIGMRGTRIQAVQQELDGERVDVVVWSDDPAQYIISALEPADVTSLALDEDNRTADIIFATNDQLARAIGSQGQNVRLASDLTGYKLNMMLESEYLERQASESEAIINLFYERLEVDRDLAEALAEIGFTTIEEVAYVPVETFHDIEGLDDESIATIQERAKEVVIADELEKQKNIKQPSDELLALDGMTSEIAYKLAERDVITLDDLAEQAVFDIEDIEGLTAELAGQLIMSARQSWFE is encoded by the coding sequence ATGAGCCGTGAGATTTTGACCGTTGTTGAGACGGTAAGTAACGAAAAAGGGCTAAATCCTGAAGATATTTTTGAAGCGATTGAACAGGCTTTGGTCGTTTCTACCAAGAAAAAAGTCTATACCGAACAGCCAGAAGTGGCGATTCGTGTGGCGATTGACCGCAAAACAGGCGATTATGACACTTATCGCTATTGGACGGTGGTCGCTGACGAAGATCACGAAATGCCAGCTTGCCAGCTTGCCATCAGTGATTTGGACGAAAATGAGTGGAAAATTGGTGACATCAAAGAAGAACAAATTGAGTCTATTGAATTTGGTCGTATCGCTGCCACCCAAGCCAAGCAAGTCATCATCCAAAAAATCCGTGAAGCAGAGCGTGCTTTGGTCGCTGATGCCTTTGAAGCTCGTGTGGGCGAGTTGATTACTGGTGAAGTGAAAAAACAAAGCCGTGATGGTTATGTGATTGATTTGGGCGATAATGCCGAAGGTTATCTTGCCAAAGATCAGGCTTTGCCCCGTGAAATGCTGCGCCCAAAATCACGAGTGACTGCACTACTTCATCAGGTCAATCGTGATGGTCGTGGCTCACAGTTGTTGCTGTCTCGCACGCACAAAGACATGCTCGTTGCTTTGATGACCAAAGAAGTGCCAGAGATCAGCGAAGGCATCATTGAGGTGCGTGATGTGGCTCGTCTGCCGGGTTTGCGTGCTAAGATTTCTGTTAAGACCAACGATCATCGCATTGACCCTGTGGGTGCGTGCATTGGTATGCGTGGCACTCGTATCCAAGCGGTACAACAAGAGCTGGACGGCGAGCGTGTGGATGTGGTGGTGTGGAGCGATGATCCTGCCCAGTACATCATCAGTGCCTTAGAGCCTGCCGATGTGACCAGTCTTGCGCTTGATGAGGACAATCGCACGGCGGACATCATTTTTGCCACCAATGATCAGCTTGCCCGTGCCATTGGCTCGCAAGGGCAAAATGTGCGCTTGGCGTCTGATTTGACAGGCTATAAGCTCAACATGATGCTAGAATCAGAGTACCTAGAACGCCAAGCGTCAGAATCAGAGGCGATCATCAATCTATTCTATGAGCGTCTGGAAGTGGACAGAGATCTGGCAGAAGCTTTGGCAGAAATTGGCTTTACGACCATCGAAGAAGTCGCTTATGTGCCAGTTGAGACTTTCCATGACATCGAAGGCTTGGACGATGAGTCGATCGCCACCATTCAAGAGCGAGCCAAAGAAGTCGTCATCGCTGACGAACTTGAAAAGCAAAAAAACATCAAACAGCCAAGCGATGAGCTGCTTGCTTTGGATGGCATGACGAGTGAGATTGCTTATAAGCTTGCCGAGCGTGATGTGATTACGCTTGACGACCTTGCTGAGCAGGCTGTCTTTGACATTGAAGACATCGAAGGCTTGACGGCAGAGCTTGCAGGTCAGCTCATCATGAGCGCCCGTCAGTCATGGTTTGAATGA
- a CDS encoding HEPN domain-containing protein — translation MNIAELKACYQAGKSTRSDELNLRLHRALSWLENAQNTHDDLDMQFISLWIAFNAIYARRLGEESPDRAIFIEFLTKVCQYDKDKVLYDLIWHKFSGNIRTMLDNRYVFAAFWKYQAGMMTERAWQEDFEQSNKKAFNALAVQDTHGVLMVVFDRLYVLRNQIVHGGATYGSSINRAQLKDGCRILTDIIPVIVQIVLNNSNKDWGRPFYPVVD, via the coding sequence ATGAATATTGCAGAACTTAAAGCGTGTTATCAGGCGGGTAAATCAACTCGCTCCGATGAGTTAAATCTGCGTTTGCACCGTGCGTTAAGTTGGCTTGAAAACGCCCAAAATACGCACGATGATTTGGATATGCAGTTTATTAGCTTGTGGATTGCGTTTAATGCCATTTATGCTCGCCGTTTGGGTGAAGAGAGTCCTGACCGTGCGATTTTTATTGAGTTTTTAACAAAAGTTTGTCAGTATGATAAAGACAAAGTGCTGTATGATTTGATTTGGCATAAATTCTCTGGCAATATTCGCACCATGCTAGACAACCGTTATGTCTTTGCGGCATTTTGGAAATATCAAGCAGGAATGATGACAGAGCGAGCATGGCAAGAGGATTTTGAGCAGTCCAATAAAAAAGCATTCAATGCACTGGCGGTGCAAGATACACATGGAGTGTTGATGGTGGTGTTTGACCGCTTGTATGTGCTTAGAAATCAGATTGTCCACGGCGGGGCGACTTATGGCAGTAGCATTAACCGAGCTCAACTTAAAGATGGCTGTCGGATTTTGACTGACATCATTCCTGTGATTGTGCAGATCGTCCTTAATAATAGTAATAAAGATTGGGGCAGACCGTTTTATCCTGTGGTGGATTGA